A genome region from Chloroflexia bacterium SDU3-3 includes the following:
- a CDS encoding carbohydrate ABC transporter permease, translated as MSQNANIRPMPNGLESPMASQGQKIITYVLLFGIGTLFLVPFFWMISTSLKTSIEAFSIPIEWIPARPHWGNYVDLFTTVPFAQFLVNSIGIALVSVVGQVLSGSLVAYGFARLSGVGKPILFGLLLSTMMLPSQVTLIPSFLLFRELGWYDTFAPLTVPAWLGTPFYIFMLRQFIMTIPLDYDDAARIDGCSTFGIYWRIILPMLVPALITVSVMVFIGSWNDFMGPLIYLSSIENFTVALGLNLFRTQYTQYWNLTMAASVISLIPCLIIFFSAQKFLIQGFVVDGLK; from the coding sequence ATGAGTCAAAACGCTAATATCCGCCCCATGCCCAACGGCCTCGAATCACCGATGGCCTCGCAGGGGCAGAAGATCATCACCTATGTGCTCTTGTTTGGCATCGGGACACTGTTCCTCGTCCCATTCTTCTGGATGATCTCGACATCGCTCAAGACCAGCATCGAGGCCTTTTCCATCCCAATCGAGTGGATACCCGCACGGCCCCACTGGGGTAATTATGTCGATCTGTTTACCACCGTACCGTTTGCCCAGTTCTTGGTCAACTCGATCGGGATAGCGCTGGTCTCGGTCGTCGGGCAGGTGCTCTCGGGGTCGCTGGTGGCCTATGGGTTCGCACGCCTGAGCGGGGTTGGCAAGCCCATCTTGTTTGGGCTGCTGCTCAGCACCATGATGCTGCCAAGCCAGGTGACACTCATCCCCTCATTCCTGCTCTTCCGCGAGCTTGGATGGTACGACACCTTCGCCCCGCTCACGGTGCCAGCCTGGCTCGGCACTCCCTTCTATATCTTCATGCTGCGGCAGTTCATTATGACCATCCCGCTCGACTATGACGATGCCGCGCGAATCGATGGCTGCTCTACGTTTGGGATCTACTGGCGGATCATCCTGCCGATGCTGGTGCCCGCGCTGATCACGGTCAGCGTCATGGTCTTTATTGGGTCGTGGAACGATTTTATGGGGCCGCTGATCTACCTCAGCTCGATTGAAAACTTTACCGTTGCGCTGGGATTGAATCTCTTTCGTACACAATATACACAATATTGGAACTTGACAATGGCGGCATCGGTGATATCGCTCATTCCCTGTCTGATCATTTTCTTCTCGGCTCAAAAGTTCTTGATCCAAGGTTTTGTTGTTGATGGATTAAAATAG